In Vagococcus luciliae, one genomic interval encodes:
- a CDS encoding VanZ family protein: protein MRDSKKEKVLFIGYIVSLIWILLFKFSLSFDDLIVQFNNQSRSINLIPFKESAIVNQRTDLSEIINNVIIFMPFGGLLGINLFIKKLFIESQIMKYKHKNEYRHSKNRYYKVKHSFICTNNT, encoded by the coding sequence ATGAGAGATAGTAAAAAGGAAAAAGTTTTATTTATAGGATATATTGTTAGTTTAATTTGGATATTATTATTTAAGTTTTCGTTATCATTTGATGACTTGATTGTTCAATTTAATAATCAGTCACGAAGTATTAACTTGATTCCTTTTAAAGAATCAGCCATAGTTAACCAAAGAACAGATTTATCAGAAATCATTAACAATGTCATTATTTTCATGCCTTTTGGTGGATTATTAGGAATTAATCTCTTTATAAAGAAATTATTTATTGAAAGTCAAATAATGAAGTATAAACATAAAAATGAATACAGGCATTCCAAAAATAGGTATTACAAAGTAAAACATAGCTTCATTTGTACCAACAATACCTGA
- the rbsU gene encoding ribose/proton symporter RbsU, translating to MTALLIGLGPLLGWGLYPTIASKIGGKPVNQIVGSTLGTLIFAIILFFANDLTLPTGMDLTLGIVSGIGWASAQILTFKSFELVGSSRAMPITTAFQLIVASLWGVVHLGNWPTITDKLIGALALVLIIIGARFTVWSEKKDSANSNNIKKAVIILAVGEIGYWLYSAAPQETSITGMNAFLPQAIGMVLVAILYSIMVAIKEKENALTQVVSYKQIISGFFFAFAALTYLISAQPNMNGLATGFILSQTSVVLATLTGIWFLGQKKTSKEMKITIVGLILILLAATLTVIV from the coding sequence ATGACAGCTTTACTAATAGGGTTAGGACCATTACTAGGTTGGGGATTATACCCAACTATTGCCTCAAAAATTGGTGGCAAACCAGTTAATCAAATTGTTGGGTCAACACTTGGAACATTAATTTTTGCCATCATTTTATTTTTTGCTAATGATTTAACACTGCCAACTGGCATGGATTTGACATTAGGTATCGTATCAGGTATTGGTTGGGCAAGTGCACAAATTTTAACATTTAAGTCATTTGAATTAGTTGGTTCATCAAGAGCTATGCCTATCACAACAGCATTTCAATTAATTGTCGCTTCTTTATGGGGAGTGGTCCATTTAGGAAACTGGCCAACAATAACGGATAAATTGATAGGTGCTTTAGCTCTTGTATTAATTATCATTGGTGCAAGGTTTACAGTGTGGTCTGAAAAAAAAGACAGTGCTAATTCTAATAACATTAAGAAAGCTGTGATTATTTTAGCAGTTGGTGAAATTGGTTATTGGTTATACTCAGCAGCACCACAAGAAACAAGTATCACAGGAATGAATGCTTTCTTACCTCAAGCTATAGGTATGGTCCTTGTCGCTATTCTTTATAGTATTATGGTAGCTATAAAAGAAAAAGAAAATGCATTGACTCAGGTAGTATCTTATAAACAAATTATTTCAGGATTTTTCTTTGCTTTTGCAGCTTTAACATATTTAATATCAGCTCAGCCTAATATGAATGGATTAGCAACAGGATTCATATTATCCCAAACATCTGTTGTATTAGCGACTTTAACAGGTATTTGGTTCTTAGGACAAAAGAAAACATCAAAAGAGATGAAAATAACAATTGTTGGGCTTATCCTCATTTTATTAGCGGCAACATTAACAGTTATTGTATAA
- the rbsD gene encoding D-ribose pyranase, with protein sequence MKKSAVINSDISRVISKMGHFDLLSIGDAGMPVPFGTEKIDLAVTNGIPSFLDVLDNVLEELEVQKIYLAEEIKEANPAILKRIEERFTDTPIEFIPHSNMKQKLNETHAFIRTGEMTPYANILLESGVTF encoded by the coding sequence ATGAAAAAGTCAGCGGTTATTAATAGTGATATATCAAGAGTTATTTCGAAAATGGGTCATTTCGATTTATTAAGTATTGGAGATGCTGGTATGCCAGTCCCATTTGGAACAGAAAAGATTGATTTAGCCGTTACAAATGGCATCCCTAGTTTTCTTGACGTTTTGGATAATGTATTAGAAGAATTGGAAGTTCAAAAGATTTATTTGGCAGAGGAGATAAAAGAGGCTAATCCAGCTATTTTAAAACGTATTGAAGAACGTTTTACTGATACGCCGATTGAATTTATCCCACATAGTAACATGAAACAAAAATTGAACGAGACACATGCGTTTATTCGAACTGGTGAAATGACACCTTATGCGAATATCTTACTTGAAAGTGGCGTAACATTTTAA
- the rbsK gene encoding ribokinase, protein MNHVTVIGSINLDTTLRVKEMPKPGETIHAIEHFTAGGGKGANQGVASKRSGANTSFIGAIGNDAAGKVMFELLEGEEINVSGIKTIDNESTGQAFITVDESGENSIMIYAGANNHVTENLVEDYKQVIESSDFLIAQFESAISGTLRAFQLAKEAGVKTILNPAPAVKHISDELLKLTDIIVPNETETELITGISLDDDQSIELAAKKLQELGVELVIITLGSRGAYYNFGDQSGFVSAYKVKAVDTTAAGDTFIGAFASRLEKDFSNIEEAIDYGNKASSLTVQRYGAQPSIPFENEIKEIK, encoded by the coding sequence ATGAATCATGTTACTGTTATTGGAAGTATTAATCTAGATACAACGTTAAGAGTTAAAGAAATGCCTAAACCTGGTGAAACCATTCATGCGATTGAACATTTTACTGCAGGTGGTGGTAAAGGAGCCAATCAAGGAGTAGCCAGTAAACGATCTGGAGCTAACACTAGTTTTATTGGTGCTATTGGTAATGATGCAGCAGGCAAAGTCATGTTTGAATTGCTTGAAGGTGAGGAAATAAATGTATCAGGTATTAAAACAATTGATAATGAATCAACAGGTCAAGCATTTATAACGGTTGACGAATCTGGAGAAAATAGTATTATGATTTATGCAGGTGCAAATAATCATGTTACTGAAAATTTAGTGGAAGATTACAAACAAGTAATTGAGAGCAGCGATTTTTTAATTGCACAGTTTGAAAGTGCTATCAGCGGGACGCTCAGAGCTTTTCAACTGGCAAAAGAAGCAGGAGTTAAAACGATTTTAAATCCAGCACCAGCAGTCAAACATATTTCTGATGAACTTCTTAAGTTGACAGATATCATTGTTCCAAATGAAACAGAAACAGAATTAATTACTGGAATCTCTTTAGATGATGACCAATCAATTGAATTAGCTGCAAAAAAATTACAAGAACTAGGTGTTGAGTTAGTAATTATCACGTTAGGAAGTCGTGGTGCCTACTATAATTTTGGCGATCAATCAGGTTTTGTGTCAGCTTATAAGGTAAAAGCAGTTGATACAACAGCAGCAGGGGATACTTTTATAGGAGCATTTGCTAGTCGATTAGAAAAAGATTTTTCTAATATCGAAGAAGCAATTGATTATGGAAATAAAGCATCATCCCTAACCGTGCAACGCTATGGAGCACAGCCATCAATACCTTTTGAAAATGAAATAAAGGAGATAAAATAA
- the rbsR gene encoding ribose utilization transcriptional repressor RbsR, translating into MTKKKITIKDVAKQSGVSITTVSQILNGKYRQFHPDTVKKVFKARDDLGYAPDYFARRMVMKKSQTIGIIVPDITNPFFATLVKGIEEVLFKSDFMSILCNVDTDDEKGIKALEALNHRGVDGLIVASSGVSMGELVKQEALKNIPVIELDRQSTSQIKDSIKTDDYLGGKLVANLLNNLEHHIVAVLFPESSSQNILKRLEGFSANFLGDVIYFATDLTKSSGKKRVSDILLTEATAIFAANDEIAFGVYAGLSDCGKKIPEDYSVVGYDDIEMSSYIYPPLTTVSQPIFELGQKTANTLIQRIEHPEMDETEIVLPVQLIQRLSVAHT; encoded by the coding sequence ATGACCAAAAAGAAGATTACAATAAAAGATGTAGCAAAACAATCAGGAGTATCCATCACGACAGTGTCTCAAATTTTAAATGGAAAGTATCGTCAATTTCATCCTGATACGGTGAAAAAAGTTTTTAAAGCAAGAGATGATCTGGGGTATGCTCCAGATTACTTTGCTAGACGAATGGTGATGAAAAAAAGCCAGACAATTGGAATTATTGTACCAGATATCACCAATCCTTTTTTCGCTACTTTAGTAAAAGGAATAGAAGAGGTGTTATTTAAATCTGATTTTATGAGTATTCTATGTAATGTTGATACAGATGATGAGAAGGGCATTAAAGCATTGGAAGCGTTAAATCACCGAGGAGTAGATGGTCTAATTGTCGCAAGTTCTGGGGTATCTATGGGTGAACTAGTTAAACAAGAAGCTTTAAAGAATATCCCAGTTATTGAGCTAGATAGGCAATCAACGAGTCAGATAAAAGACTCTATAAAGACAGATGATTATTTAGGTGGGAAATTGGTAGCTAATCTTTTAAATAATTTGGAGCACCATATTGTTGCTGTACTATTTCCAGAATCATCTAGCCAAAATATTTTAAAACGATTAGAAGGATTTTCAGCTAATTTTTTGGGCGATGTTATTTATTTTGCGACGGATTTAACAAAATCAAGTGGAAAAAAACGAGTATCAGATATTTTACTCACGGAGGCAACGGCTATTTTTGCGGCAAATGACGAAATAGCCTTTGGTGTCTATGCAGGGTTAAGTGATTGTGGCAAAAAAATACCAGAAGATTACAGCGTAGTAGGTTACGATGATATAGAAATGAGTTCATACATTTATCCGCCATTGACAACTGTATCACAGCCTATTTTTGAACTCGGTCAAAAGACAGCTAACACATTAATTCAACGCATAGAGCATCCTGAAATGGATGAGACTGAAATAGTTTTACCCGTTCAATTAATTCAAAGATTATCGGTAGCACACACTTGA
- a CDS encoding AraC family transcriptional regulator yields MTYSHYIKRAISYIQQHLNKDLTLTIISDYIGYSSYHFYRLFKKRNKAISV; encoded by the coding sequence ATGACTTACTCCCACTACATCAAACGAGCGATTTCCTATATTCAACAACACTTAAATAAAGACTTAACACTTACTATAATTTCTGACTACATTGGGTACTCAAGTTATCATTTTTATCGGTTATTTAAAAAAAGAAACAAGGCTATCTCTGTATGA
- a CDS encoding threonine aldolase family protein produces the protein MISFANDYLEGAHEKVLQRLIETNMEQEHGYGSDSFTKQAIENIKEVIECQDASVRFLVGGTQTNQIVIDALLNKFEGVLAPETGHINVREAGAIEYSGHKVLTLPSVNGKISAHSVKEYLEVFNADETKEHMVLPGMVYISFPTEYGTLYTYEELEDLSRVCHDNQLPLFIDGARLGYGLVSEKSEVTIQDIARFSDVFYIGGTKIGALCGEAVVFTKNNEPKHFISTVKQHGALLAKGRLLGVQFLELFTNNLYFDISQHAVAMSLKIKQAFLDRGYELFFDSPTNQQFIIMTNDQVDKLKQHVSFAIWEKYDNDRMVVRFATSWGTLEKNVDELISYL, from the coding sequence ATGATATCATTTGCGAATGATTATCTTGAGGGAGCTCATGAAAAAGTATTACAACGTTTAATAGAAACAAATATGGAACAGGAACATGGTTATGGCTCTGATTCCTTCACAAAACAAGCAATCGAAAATATAAAAGAAGTGATAGAGTGTCAAGATGCCTCCGTTCGTTTTTTAGTAGGTGGAACACAAACAAATCAAATAGTGATTGATGCATTGTTGAATAAGTTTGAAGGTGTTTTAGCACCTGAGACTGGTCATATTAATGTAAGAGAAGCTGGTGCCATTGAATATAGTGGTCATAAGGTATTGACGTTACCATCAGTAAATGGAAAGATATCTGCTCATTCTGTTAAAGAGTATCTAGAAGTCTTTAATGCAGATGAGACTAAAGAACATATGGTTTTACCTGGTATGGTCTATATTTCTTTTCCAACAGAATATGGGACTCTTTATACATATGAAGAGTTAGAAGATTTATCAAGAGTTTGCCATGACAATCAGTTGCCATTATTTATTGATGGGGCACGACTAGGATATGGTTTGGTTAGTGAAAAATCAGAGGTAACAATTCAAGATATCGCTCGATTCTCGGATGTGTTTTATATCGGTGGAACAAAAATTGGTGCGTTATGTGGCGAAGCAGTTGTGTTTACTAAAAATAATGAACCAAAACACTTTATTTCTACTGTAAAACAACATGGTGCACTGCTTGCAAAAGGACGATTATTAGGGGTTCAGTTTTTGGAGCTATTTACAAATAATTTATATTTTGATATTAGTCAACATGCCGTTGCTATGTCTTTAAAAATAAAGCAGGCTTTTTTAGACAGAGGTTACGAGTTATTTTTTGATTCTCCTACGAATCAACAATTTATTATTATGACAAATGATCAAGTAGACAAATTAAAACAGCATGTGTCTTTTGCAATATGGGAAAAATATGATAATGATCGTATGGTTGTTAGATTTGCAACAAGTTGGGGCACATTAGAAAAAAATGTAGATGAGTTAATAAGTTACTTATAA
- a CDS encoding helix-turn-helix transcriptional regulator — protein MSSQERILIIFIRLLQGNRLSKADLMAEFQKNGSTIQRDMAIIDELLHKINASLPASKFSPFRQIGELDRKKRGFYQLTAFKENSYMTDQELFMIFKVLFASRGFHENDLKTIYYKLFDNVENKHTMDKLLANERFYYEGVPESTIYPSLTLLLKAMLNQQKVEFSYTKNGETKIFTRVPLDIYFSDLYFFMVSAKHTAKDDTDFEALNKFRINNMKQIKILNEHQPVEYTNRFQGGILRNQTALPFFGDPITLIIDFYYEPAYVLDRFPHSVIKQVNKDGSLRIEIPANNGYGVKMWLLEQGAHVKVISPKYIQKYLIDNMKQTLSYYDITTTK, from the coding sequence ATGTCTAGTCAGGAAAGAATCTTAATAATTTTTATTCGACTCCTACAAGGAAATAGGCTATCTAAAGCTGATTTAATGGCAGAATTTCAAAAAAATGGTAGCACTATTCAACGAGATATGGCAATCATAGATGAGCTGTTACATAAAATAAATGCCAGTTTACCAGCATCGAAATTTTCACCTTTTAGACAAATTGGAGAATTAGATCGCAAAAAACGTGGCTTCTATCAACTAACTGCTTTTAAAGAGAACTCTTATATGACTGATCAAGAACTGTTTATGATTTTTAAAGTATTATTTGCTAGCCGGGGTTTTCACGAAAATGACTTAAAAACGATCTACTATAAATTATTTGATAACGTTGAAAATAAGCACACCATGGATAAATTATTGGCTAATGAACGATTTTATTATGAAGGCGTTCCAGAATCAACTATTTATCCATCCCTAACCTTATTATTAAAAGCCATGTTAAATCAACAAAAAGTCGAATTTTCTTATACTAAAAATGGTGAAACAAAAATTTTCACACGAGTGCCTCTAGATATTTACTTTTCTGATCTTTATTTTTTCATGGTTTCTGCTAAACATACCGCCAAAGATGATACTGATTTTGAAGCATTAAATAAATTTCGTATTAATAATATGAAACAAATAAAAATTTTAAATGAACATCAACCAGTTGAATACACCAATCGATTTCAAGGAGGTATTTTAAGAAATCAAACAGCTCTTCCTTTTTTTGGTGATCCTATTACGTTAATTATCGACTTTTATTACGAACCTGCTTATGTTCTAGATAGATTCCCTCATTCTGTCATAAAACAAGTCAATAAAGATGGGAGTCTCCGCATTGAAATCCCTGCTAATAATGGCTATGGTGTAAAAATGTGGTTATTAGAACAAGGTGCTCATGTTAAAGTAATTTCACCAAAATATATACAAAAATATTTAATTGATAATATGAAACAGACACTATCTTATTATGATATTACAACCACTAAATAA
- the folP gene encoding dihydropteroate synthase — protein sequence MFKDKPIMGILNVTPDSFSDGGDYTDVEIAVEHAKEMIENGVDIIDIGGQSTRPGYIEISFTEEMERVVPVIQAIRTFSNVLISIDTYFPEVAKAALEAGADIVNDVKGMDEPGMVEIVAKYQVPVIIMHSRPRQEGLSIFEDLAQFYQEKINLCQVHNISKENICFDPGIGFHKSMEDNELILSFPEKCRYKEYPLLYGVSRKRTIAHLINEDKPKERDFGSVTASLFSLEKGVEVVRVHNVKGMSDTLTVWNKLKQ from the coding sequence ATGTTTAAAGATAAACCAATTATGGGGATACTAAATGTGACACCAGACTCATTTTCTGATGGTGGTGACTATACAGATGTTGAAATAGCCGTGGAACATGCAAAAGAGATGATTGAAAATGGTGTTGATATTATTGATATTGGAGGACAATCAACTCGTCCGGGCTATATTGAGATAAGTTTTACGGAAGAGATGGAACGTGTAGTACCTGTTATTCAGGCTATTCGCACGTTTAGCAACGTTCTAATCTCAATTGACACCTATTTCCCAGAAGTAGCAAAAGCAGCCTTAGAAGCAGGTGCAGACATAGTTAATGATGTTAAAGGAATGGATGAACCAGGAATGGTAGAAATAGTAGCTAAATATCAGGTACCTGTTATTATTATGCATTCACGCCCTAGACAAGAAGGATTATCCATTTTTGAAGATTTAGCACAATTTTATCAAGAAAAAATTAATTTGTGTCAAGTACATAATATTTCTAAAGAAAACATTTGTTTTGACCCAGGGATTGGGTTTCATAAGTCAATGGAAGATAATGAATTGATTTTATCTTTTCCAGAAAAATGTCGTTATAAAGAGTATCCATTACTTTATGGTGTGTCAAGAAAAAGAACGATAGCTCATTTAATCAATGAAGATAAACCCAAAGAACGAGATTTTGGATCAGTTACTGCTTCACTTTTTTCTCTAGAAAAAGGAGTAGAAGTGGTTAGAGTCCATAATGTCAAAGGAATGAGCGATACGTTAACAGTTTGGAATAAATTAAAACAATAA
- a CDS encoding non-canonical purine NTP pyrophosphatase, protein MQLIIASNNKNKIRELQQAFPSETIESYTAYSEPIDVVENGKTYVENALIKAKEIATIIQKPVMGDDGGLELCAFPDKLGIQTSRFFEKGLTDRQMNEQLLNLLEHESDRRFKLHASLVLYNLEYKPVIVEKTLSGIVSDTIYEGGGYGFDSILIPTGYTQTLSLLSDKKRNELSPRNQAFNELIWRREHV, encoded by the coding sequence ATGCAGTTAATTATAGCTAGTAATAATAAAAATAAAATACGCGAATTACAACAGGCATTTCCAAGTGAAACGATAGAATCCTATACGGCATATAGTGAACCAATTGATGTCGTGGAAAATGGTAAAACCTATGTAGAAAATGCGTTGATTAAGGCTAAGGAGATTGCGACGATCATTCAAAAACCTGTCATGGGAGATGATGGGGGATTAGAATTGTGTGCTTTTCCTGATAAGTTGGGGATTCAGACATCACGTTTTTTTGAAAAGGGATTAACAGACAGGCAAATGAACGAGCAATTATTGAATTTATTAGAACACGAAAGTGACAGACGATTTAAATTGCACGCTAGTTTAGTTTTATATAACCTTGAATATAAACCAGTGATTGTTGAAAAAACATTATCCGGGATTGTATCAGACACTATTTATGAAGGTGGCGGATATGGGTTTGATTCGATTTTAATTCCAACTGGGTACACTCAGACTCTCTCACTACTCAGCGATAAGAAACGTAATGAACTTAGCCCAAGAAACCAGGCATTTAATGAATTAATATGGAGGCGTGAACATGTTTAA
- the folE gene encoding GTP cyclohydrolase I FolE produces the protein MEQDKQWLIEEAVKTILTAIGEDVNRDGLKETPKRVAKMYAEVFSSVQEKEFTNYKVFPSLNENDMVLVKDIEFYSMCEHHLLPFFGKAHVAYIPSDNKVLGLSKVARMVEFCAKRPNVQEDLTIQIANLINEKVKIKGVAVSIEAEHMCMAMRGVKARGSVTKTFHYQGVFKEDKDVKNDFLRALD, from the coding sequence ATGGAACAAGACAAACAATGGCTGATTGAAGAAGCTGTGAAAACGATTTTGACAGCGATTGGAGAAGACGTTAATCGTGATGGGTTAAAAGAAACACCAAAACGTGTCGCAAAAATGTATGCCGAAGTGTTTTCTTCAGTTCAAGAAAAAGAATTTACAAACTATAAAGTCTTTCCAAGTTTAAATGAAAATGACATGGTTTTGGTTAAAGATATTGAGTTTTATTCAATGTGTGAGCATCACTTATTGCCATTCTTTGGAAAAGCGCATGTTGCCTATATTCCAAGCGATAATAAAGTATTGGGGCTAAGTAAGGTGGCTCGAATGGTTGAATTTTGTGCGAAACGACCAAATGTTCAAGAAGATTTAACGATTCAAATTGCCAACTTAATCAATGAAAAAGTTAAAATAAAAGGCGTTGCCGTATCGATTGAAGCAGAGCATATGTGTATGGCTATGCGTGGCGTAAAAGCTCGCGGTAGTGTGACGAAAACATTTCATTATCAAGGTGTGTTTAAAGAAGATAAGGATGTTAAAAACGACTTTTTACGAGCGTTAGACTAG